From the Calliopsis andreniformis isolate RMS-2024a chromosome 4, iyCalAndr_principal, whole genome shotgun sequence genome, one window contains:
- the LOC143177817 gene encoding phosphatidylinositol-3,5-bisphosphate 3-phosphatase MTMR4 isoform X3 — MESSEEPTSLQSICHLHASELFPKHTHFECEDQTLTVPFTLLSGEFIVALGRTSDGVLALSNYRLYLQLSQTCYNIPLGLIEQLEVKEIFFLHIGCKDARSLSCAFSTNEHCLEWFKRLHKVTYPRKSIEDIFAFAYYAWSIEEGKDCSKLGKDNPSYVATFNSEVERLKFNLHGTWRISQINKDYRMCPSYPPLLLVPACISDETLEIVAKFRSSRRIPAVVWRHVNNGAVIARSSQPEVGWLGWRSKEDEGLLKALSDACSYDKGEVTIMDSSIVYSDAGEDNGMANSTKKVLIVDARSYTTAVANRARGGGCECPEYYPSCDIQFMNLPNIHSIRKSFHAVRQLCASDADQPTWLSLLEGTRWLQHMSGLLRAAVTVASTIERDGRPVLVHCSDGWDRTPQIVALAQILLDPYYRTMEGFQILCEREWLDFGHKFADRCGQTVGCEDPNERCPVFLQWLDCVHQLTLQFKCSFQMSPAYLVKLAQHTYSQLFGTFLCNTRQERLQLRIWDRTFSVWRFLNSSSFVNHLYSPLKNQVLWPRCNVRDLVLWSEVYSGSMESSLGVRDDKQRVTMIDIESGESEEPQGQMTKTRSYGDLMHAAPDHAAYLHRRLSDPSISVEKKFDSLTLDGETMGEKTVNRVEDCKAESIEKNTSDSEDKAKGNTITQASSDSVANPSVDSSTDTLIPSNDSLLSTTTTDNDTSRPQKNSPQDIVSPWIEANATGRTICSCNRNYNQSSGQSQNHNHNEGSDVSDGSAPLISRTPSSVCPVSPSHQDVVPDSPDRLDDVDGLPVIHCDVQMRVQQIIVENKLKEEALRKELHTTRLALIKQVCNHNTDTDRIDDIGSLPDSVGSAGDHGESLPSDMSWEAVEDLGPAPTLWVPDHAVSRCMGCDTEFWLGKRKHHCRCCGKIFCADCSENSTPLPSEQLYNPVRVCSDCFSRLHRHTSPCQCNNSNARHSSKGENDVEFSSNSESLTPCQRSKGLNMTKDSCCDNLLQVTHQKTQPSVTAATVN, encoded by the exons ATGGAGAGTTCCGAAGAACCAACAAGTTTGCAATCTATTTGTCATTTACATGCTTCAGAATTATTTCCAAAGCACACACATTTTGAATGCGAGGATCAGACGCTCACAGTTCCATTTACACTTCTGAGTGGGGAATTTATTGTAGCACTTGGACGTACATCAGATGGGGTGTTAGCACTATCTAATTACAGACTATATTTGCAATTgagtcaaacttgttacaacatCCCATTGGGTTTAATAGAAcaattagaagtcaaagagATTTTCTTTTTACATATTGGTTGTAAAGATGCACGTTCGTTGAG CTGTGCCTTTTCCACAAATGAACATTGTTTAGAATGGTTTAAGCGACTGCATAAAGTGACTTATCCACGAAAAAGCATAGAAGATATATTTGCATTTGCATATTATGCATGGTCAATTGAGGAAGGTAAAGATTGCTCAAAGCTTGGAAAAGATAACCCTTCGTATGTTGCTACTTTTAATTCGGAG gtAGAACGGTTGAAATTCAATTTGCATGGTACGTGGCGCATCAGTCAAATTAATAAAGATTATCGTATGTGCCCATCTTATCCACCATTACTTTTGGTTCCTGCTTGTATTTCGGATGAAACTTTGGAGATTGTGGCTAAGTTCCGTAGTTCTCGTCGCATTCCTGCTGTTGTTTGGAG GCATGTAAACAATGGTGCGGTAATAGCGCGAAGTAGTCAACCAGAAGTTGGTTGGCTTGGTTGGCGAAGTAAAGAAGATGAGGGTCTCTTGAAAGCTCTTTCGGATGCGTGTTCTTACGATAAAGGTGAAGTGACTATAATGGATTCTTCTATTGTTTATTCTGATGCTGGCGAAGACAATGGCATGGCAAATAGCACCAAA AAAGTTTTAATCGTGGACGCAAGATCGTACACAACCGCCGTAGCGAATAGAGCGCGCGGTGGTGGTTGCGAATGTCCTGAATATTATCCCAGTTGCGACATACAGTTCATGAATTTACCAAATATTCACTCGATTCGGAAGAGTTTTCACGCGGTGAGACAGCTTTGTGCATCGGACGCGGATCAACCCAC TTGGCTCAGCCTCTTAGAAGGTACGCGATGGTTACAACATATGTCTGGATTGTTACGTGCAGCGGTGACAGTAGCATCTACAATAGAAAGGGACGGTCGACCAGTATTGGTACATTGTAGCGACGGCTGGGATAGGACACCTCAAATAGTCGCTTTAGCGCAAATCCTTCTCGATCCGTATTATCGAACTATGGAG GGTTTCCAAATATTATGCGAGAGAGAATGGTTAGACTTTGGACACAAATTTGCGGATCGTTGTGGACAAACGGTTGGCTGTGAAGATCCAAATGAACGATGTCCGGTATTTTTGCAATGGCTCGACTGTGTACATCAGTTAACTCTACAATTTAAGTGTAGCTTTCAGATGTCTCCGGCGTATCTC GTGAAGCTAGCACAGCATACATATTCACAGCTTTTCGGCACATTTCTCTGCAACACGAGGCAAGAAAGACTTCAGTTAAGAATATGGGACCGTACATTTTCAGTTTGGCGCTTCCTTAATTCCAGTTCATTCGTAAATCATTTGTACTCACCCCTAAAAAATCAA GTATTATGGCCAAGATGTAACGTACGAGACCTCGTTTTATGGTCTGAAGTATACTCGGGTTCTATGGAATCCTCTCTTGGCGTTCGAGATGATAAACAGAGGGTGACTATGATAGATATCGAGAGTGGCGAAAGTGAAGAACCACAGGGACAAATGACTAAAACACGATCGTACGGGGATCTTATGCATGCTGCCCCGGATCATGCGGCCTATCTTCATCGTAGACTCAGCGACCCAAGTATTTCTGTGGAAAa GAAATTTGATTCTTTAACACTCGACGGGGAAACCATGGGAGAGAAAACTGTAAATCGTGTAGAAGATTGTAAGGCTGAAAGTATAGAAAAGAATACATCAGATAGTGAGGATAAGGCAAAGGGTAACACAATAACTCAAGCTTCAAGTGATTCTGTAGCAAATCCATCAGTAGACAGTTCAACGGACACGCTTATACCTAGTAACGATTCTCTTCTAAGTACAACCACCACTGATAACGACAC CAGCAGGCCGCAGAAAAATTCACCACAGGACATTGTATCGCCGTGGATCGAAGCGAATGCCACTGGTCGAACCATTTGCTCTTGCAACCGTAATTACAATCAGAGCAGTGGACAAAGTCAAAATCACAACCATAATGAAGGAAGTGACGTCAGTGATGGCAGTGCGCCATTAATATCAAGAACACCTAGTAGTGTTTGTCCGGTTTCTCCAAGTCATCAGGATGTGGTGCCAGATAGTCCTGACAGGCTGGATGACGTCGATGGTCTTCCCGTTATACATTGCGATGTTCAAATGCGCGTCCAACAGATCATCGTCGAAAATAag TTAAAAGAAGAAGCTTTAAGAAAAGAGTTACATACTACGAGGTTGGCTTTAATCAAACAAGTTTGCAATCATAACACAGATACTGATCGCATCGATGATATT GGATCGTTACCCGATTCGGTGGGAAGCGCCGGCGATCACGGAGAATCATTACCTTCGGATATGTCTTGGGAAGCTGTTGAAGACCTAGGCCCTGCTCCCACTCTATGGGTGCCTGATCATGCGGTGAGTCGATGCATGGGTTGTGACACGGAATTCTGGCTTGGGAAACGTAAACATCACTGTAG ATGCTGTGGCAAGATCTTCTGTGCAGATTGCTCAGAAAACTCGACACCGTTACCTAGCGAGCAGCTTTACAATCCAGTGAGAGTTTGTAGCGATTGTTTTTCTCGGCTGCATCGGCATACAAGTCCTTGTCAGTGCAATAACAGTAATGCTCGTCATTCAAGTAAAGGAGAAAACGATGTAGAGTTTTCGTCAAATTCTGAAAGTTTAACTCCTTGTCAAAGATCGAAGGGGTTAAACATGACAAAGGATAGCTGTTGCGACAACTTACTACAGGTTACGCATCAAAAGACACAGCCATCGGTCACAGCGGCCACGGTAAATTGA